One segment of Pontibacter akesuensis DNA contains the following:
- the alaS gene encoding alanine--tRNA ligase, with product MNSAEIRQKFLDFFASKQHQIVPSAPIVVKDDPTLMFINSGMAPFKDYFLGNKPAPNKRVTDTQKCLRVSGKHNDLEEVGYDTYHHTMFEMLGNWSFGDYFKKDALEWSWELLTEVYKLPKDRLYVSVFQGDDSENLPMDQDAFNIWKGMLPEDRILMGSKKDNFWEMGDTGPCGPCSEIHVDLRTEEERAQVDGKSLVNNDHPQVVEIWNNVFMEFNRLADGSLVKLPAQHVDTGMGFERLCMAIQGKRSNYDTDVFQPLIHFVAQEAGVTYGEDEKKDIAIRVMSDHIRAIAFTIADGQLPSNNKAGYVIRRILRRAVRYGFTFLNFKKPFLYRLAEVLADQMAHVFPELKQQLGFVQRVIEEEENAFLRTLDNGLKRLDALEDTFKQNNNTIDGKTAFELYDTFGFPLDLTALIAREKGLKVDEGGFGKEMEQQKNRSRNASATEQSDWVILQPDVVNEFIGYDCDTSEAHIVRYRQVKAKNKNEYHLVLDKTPFYAESGGQVGDSGYLISDSEQVEVLDTKKENDLILHITSKLPKNVEAGFRAEIAAERRNFIRKNHSATHLLHAALRTVLGEHVQQRGSLVNEKVLRFDFSHFAKIDDAELRQIEHIVNERVRQAIPLDERRNVPIDEAKNMGATALFGEKYGDFVRVITFGSDYSVELCGGTHVHNTGNIGYFKIISESSVAAGVRRVEAVTATAAEDYMQQQLNELNAVREVLNTQSNVSGAVQKMQEDLKAIQKQVEQFELKQLTGMKDALAQQAVKLDGVNLIAQRVELSSADYMKKLAFDLRQVVDNLVLILAAEIDGKPQIAVMLSDNLVQNKNLNASTMVRELAKEIKGGGGGQPFYATAGGKDAAGLDAVTAKAQDMVASMISK from the coding sequence ATGAACTCAGCTGAGATAAGACAAAAGTTTCTGGACTTCTTTGCTTCCAAACAGCACCAGATTGTACCTTCCGCCCCGATTGTGGTGAAGGATGACCCTACCCTGATGTTTATCAACTCAGGCATGGCGCCCTTCAAAGATTATTTTCTGGGCAACAAGCCCGCGCCCAACAAGCGCGTGACTGACACCCAGAAATGCCTTCGCGTGAGCGGCAAACACAACGACCTGGAGGAAGTAGGCTATGATACCTACCACCACACCATGTTCGAAATGCTGGGCAACTGGTCGTTTGGGGATTACTTTAAGAAAGATGCGCTGGAATGGTCTTGGGAACTGCTGACGGAAGTATACAAACTGCCAAAAGACAGGCTGTATGTGTCGGTTTTCCAGGGAGACGATTCAGAAAACCTGCCGATGGACCAGGACGCTTTTAACATCTGGAAAGGAATGCTTCCGGAGGATCGTATCCTGATGGGCTCTAAGAAAGACAATTTCTGGGAGATGGGCGATACCGGCCCTTGTGGTCCGTGTTCTGAAATACATGTTGACTTACGCACAGAGGAAGAGCGCGCGCAGGTAGATGGCAAGTCGCTGGTGAACAATGACCACCCGCAGGTGGTGGAGATCTGGAATAACGTGTTCATGGAGTTCAACCGCCTGGCAGACGGCTCGCTGGTAAAACTCCCTGCGCAGCACGTGGATACAGGCATGGGCTTTGAGCGTTTGTGCATGGCCATCCAGGGCAAAAGATCGAACTACGACACGGACGTATTCCAGCCACTCATCCACTTTGTTGCACAGGAGGCTGGGGTGACGTATGGTGAAGATGAGAAAAAGGACATTGCCATTCGCGTCATGTCCGATCATATCCGTGCGATTGCCTTCACCATTGCTGACGGCCAGTTGCCATCTAATAACAAGGCAGGTTATGTAATCCGGCGTATTTTGCGCCGTGCTGTCCGCTACGGCTTTACCTTCCTGAACTTTAAGAAACCGTTCCTGTACCGCCTGGCCGAAGTGTTGGCAGACCAGATGGCACACGTATTCCCGGAACTGAAGCAGCAGCTTGGTTTTGTGCAGCGCGTGATTGAGGAAGAGGAAAACGCGTTCCTGCGCACGTTGGACAATGGCCTGAAGCGCCTGGATGCACTGGAGGACACGTTCAAGCAGAACAACAACACCATCGACGGTAAAACTGCTTTCGAATTGTATGATACCTTCGGCTTCCCGCTGGACCTGACTGCCCTTATTGCACGCGAAAAAGGATTGAAAGTGGATGAGGGCGGCTTTGGCAAGGAGATGGAGCAGCAGAAAAACCGCTCCCGCAACGCCTCGGCCACCGAGCAGAGTGATTGGGTTATACTTCAGCCGGACGTAGTAAACGAATTCATCGGCTACGACTGCGACACCTCTGAGGCTCATATTGTGCGGTACCGCCAAGTAAAGGCTAAAAATAAGAATGAGTACCACCTGGTACTGGATAAAACACCTTTTTACGCCGAAAGCGGTGGACAAGTGGGAGATTCGGGTTACCTGATTTCAGATAGTGAGCAGGTAGAAGTGCTGGACACTAAAAAGGAGAACGATCTTATCCTGCACATCACTTCAAAACTTCCGAAAAACGTGGAGGCTGGCTTCAGAGCCGAGATAGCGGCCGAGCGCCGTAACTTCATCCGCAAAAACCACTCTGCCACACACTTGCTGCACGCTGCCCTGCGCACAGTGCTGGGAGAACATGTGCAGCAGCGGGGCTCCTTGGTGAACGAAAAGGTATTGCGTTTTGACTTCTCGCACTTCGCAAAGATTGATGATGCAGAACTTCGTCAGATAGAGCATATCGTGAATGAGCGCGTTCGCCAGGCAATTCCTTTGGACGAGCGACGCAATGTACCGATCGATGAAGCCAAAAACATGGGCGCTACGGCTCTTTTTGGGGAGAAGTATGGCGACTTTGTACGTGTGATCACCTTTGGCAGCGATTATTCGGTAGAGCTTTGCGGTGGCACGCACGTGCACAACACCGGCAACATAGGCTATTTCAAGATTATTTCTGAAAGCTCCGTGGCAGCTGGTGTTCGACGGGTAGAGGCGGTGACAGCCACTGCCGCAGAAGATTATATGCAGCAGCAACTGAACGAGCTGAACGCAGTGCGCGAGGTGCTGAACACGCAAAGCAATGTATCGGGTGCTGTGCAGAAAATGCAGGAGGACCTGAAAGCGATTCAGAAGCAGGTGGAGCAGTTCGAGCTGAAGCAGCTAACCGGCATGAAAGACGCGCTGGCGCAGCAAGCTGTTAAGTTAGACGGCGTAAACCTGATTGCCCAGCGTGTGGAGCTAAGTTCGGCTGATTACATGAAGAAGCTGGCCTTTGACTTGCGCCAGGTGGTGGACAACCTGGTGCTCATACTTGCTGCCGAAATTGACGGGAAGCCACAGATTGCTGTAATGCTATCGGACAACCTGGTGCAGAACAAGAACCTGAACGCAAGCACCATGGTACGCGAGCTGGCTAAAGAGATAAAAGGCGGCGGTGGCGGTCAGCCCTTTTATGCAACTGCCGGGGGGAAAGATGCTGCTGGACTGGATGCTGTAACGGCCAAAGCGCAGGACATGGTCGCCTCGATGATTAGTAAATAG
- a CDS encoding riboflavin synthase, whose translation MFTGIIEGLGRVTAIREENTNKHFTLSSPFTNELKIDQSVAHNGVCLTVVSIKGDEYTVTAIDETLKKTNLNHLKSGDVVNLERCMLSNGRFDGHVVQGHVDQTAICEEVKDENGSWIFTFRYETSQGNVTVEKGSICVNGISLTVFNSQEDRFSVAIIPYTYEHTNLHQVKAGDTVNLEFDIIGKYVARLLGKQ comes from the coding sequence ATGTTTACAGGAATTATTGAAGGACTTGGCCGCGTAACGGCTATCCGGGAGGAAAATACAAACAAGCATTTCACACTTTCTTCCCCCTTCACCAACGAGCTGAAGATAGACCAGAGTGTGGCCCATAACGGGGTCTGCCTGACGGTGGTAAGTATAAAGGGAGACGAGTACACTGTGACGGCCATTGATGAAACGCTAAAAAAAACAAACCTAAACCACCTCAAATCAGGCGATGTGGTGAACCTGGAGCGCTGCATGCTTTCGAACGGACGGTTTGATGGGCATGTGGTGCAGGGCCATGTGGACCAGACGGCAATTTGTGAAGAGGTAAAAGACGAAAACGGCAGTTGGATCTTTACTTTCCGCTACGAAACCAGCCAGGGTAATGTAACCGTGGAGAAAGGCTCCATCTGCGTAAACGGAATCAGCTTAACTGTTTTCAACTCGCAGGAAGACCGCTTCTCTGTGGCCATCATTCCCTATACCTATGAGCACACCAACCTGCATCAGGTAAAAGCGGGCGACACGGTGAACCTGGAGTTTGATATCATAGGGAAATATGTGGCAAGGCTATTAGGTAAGCAGTAA
- a CDS encoding DoxX family protein, with product MAFKDRILQTPDTWSLTILRVFLGLVMFPHGAQKLFGWFGGHGPAGFMQAFEQMSGMPGWLGWLVIIIEVIGSICLILGFWTRLWGLCFVLLFIGIILNVHLPYGFFMNWSGSQAGEGYEYHLLVIGMAWALTVGGAGRLSIDDAMASQDRKF from the coding sequence ATGGCCTTCAAAGACAGAATACTTCAAACACCGGATACCTGGAGCTTAACCATACTTCGCGTTTTCCTCGGGCTGGTGATGTTTCCGCATGGGGCACAGAAACTGTTTGGCTGGTTTGGGGGCCACGGGCCCGCGGGCTTTATGCAGGCGTTTGAGCAGATGTCCGGAATGCCGGGCTGGCTTGGCTGGCTCGTCATTATTATTGAAGTGATTGGCTCCATCTGCCTCATACTTGGCTTCTGGACGCGGTTGTGGGGCCTGTGCTTTGTGTTGCTGTTTATTGGTATAATCCTGAACGTGCACCTCCCCTATGGCTTTTTTATGAACTGGAGCGGCAGCCAGGCCGGCGAGGGTTACGAATACCACCTGCTGGTAATTGGCATGGCCTGGGCCTTGACGGTGGGAGGAGCTGGCCGGCTCAGCATCGACGACGCCATGGCCAGCCAGGACAGAAAGTTTTAA
- a CDS encoding TlpA disulfide reductase family protein translates to MKLHNILAIASAAAVLGSCQGNKTATNGEDAFIIQGKLNNATSGQIYLLELGEQNFVPRDTAEVSSDGTFTFEGTIKEPTFYRLTLDQQNGLMLVLDEGKINVEADAKDINGTAKVEGSEETQLFLELNKLVNENRLKQTELEQRYMVAQQQGNEAEMENVRVEFTQLQKQVKNFIAQHPKSVVSAFGTASLIDPVNDFPFADSMATLFNANIPNSKYTAMLNERLKPYRSTAIGQVAPDFSLPTPDGGTKSLSSLRGKYVLVDFWASWCGPCRKENPNVVKMYNKYKDMGKGFEIFGVSLDQSEDKWLAAIEKDQLKWPHVSDLKGWESSAAQLYNVTAIPQTILLDPEGRIIAKGLRGEDLENKLASLLE, encoded by the coding sequence ATGAAGTTACACAACATACTGGCAATAGCCTCGGCTGCCGCTGTTTTGGGAAGCTGCCAGGGAAATAAAACAGCCACTAACGGTGAGGATGCCTTTATCATCCAGGGGAAACTGAATAACGCCACATCAGGCCAGATTTATTTACTTGAGTTGGGTGAGCAGAACTTTGTACCGCGCGATACGGCCGAAGTGAGTTCAGATGGTACTTTCACCTTTGAGGGCACTATCAAAGAACCAACTTTTTACCGCCTTACCCTGGACCAGCAGAACGGTCTGATGCTTGTGTTGGATGAAGGAAAGATCAATGTGGAGGCGGATGCTAAAGACATCAACGGCACGGCCAAAGTAGAAGGTTCAGAAGAGACACAGTTGTTCCTGGAGTTGAATAAATTGGTGAACGAGAACCGCCTGAAGCAAACCGAACTGGAGCAGCGTTACATGGTGGCGCAACAGCAAGGAAACGAGGCAGAAATGGAAAATGTACGTGTAGAGTTTACGCAACTGCAGAAGCAGGTGAAAAACTTTATTGCGCAGCATCCTAAGTCAGTTGTATCTGCTTTCGGTACAGCCAGCCTTATCGACCCCGTGAATGATTTTCCTTTTGCTGATAGTATGGCCACGCTTTTCAACGCTAACATTCCGAACTCCAAGTATACCGCCATGCTGAATGAGCGTTTGAAGCCTTACCGTAGCACCGCTATCGGACAGGTAGCGCCTGATTTTTCGCTACCGACACCTGATGGTGGCACAAAGTCCCTGTCATCTCTAAGAGGCAAGTATGTACTGGTTGATTTCTGGGCAAGCTGGTGCGGACCGTGCCGCAAAGAAAACCCGAATGTGGTGAAGATGTACAACAAGTACAAAGACATGGGCAAAGGCTTCGAAATCTTTGGTGTGTCGCTGGACCAGTCGGAGGACAAGTGGTTAGCCGCGATAGAGAAAGACCAGCTTAAGTGGCCGCATGTATCGGATTTGAAAGGGTGGGAGAGCAGCGCCGCACAACTTTATAATGTTACCGCTATTCCCCAGACAATTTTGCTGGATCCGGAAGGCAGGATCATTGCCAAAGGCTTAAGAGGTGAAGACCTGGAGAATAAACTAGCTTCCCTACTGGAGTAG
- a CDS encoding SRPBCC family protein yields MPVIYLETLIAAPAARCFDLSRSIDLHQLSTAATQETAVAGITEGLINLNQEVTWRAKHFGIWQHLTSKITAFERPTYFVDEMVQGSFRRFHHTHSFKYNNELTTMQDIFDYTSPLGILGKLADKLFLKKYMTQLLQQRNLVIKAYAESERWQEVLPQE; encoded by the coding sequence ATGCCTGTCATCTACCTGGAAACCCTTATTGCTGCTCCCGCTGCACGCTGCTTTGACCTGAGCCGGAGTATAGACCTGCATCAACTATCAACTGCTGCCACACAGGAAACCGCGGTGGCAGGTATAACGGAAGGACTTATCAACCTAAATCAGGAAGTAACGTGGCGGGCTAAACATTTTGGGATTTGGCAGCACCTGACAAGCAAAATTACCGCTTTTGAACGGCCGACATACTTTGTGGATGAGATGGTGCAGGGATCATTTCGGCGCTTTCACCACACGCATTCATTTAAGTATAATAATGAGCTGACTACCATGCAGGATATCTTTGATTATACTTCCCCTCTTGGCATCCTGGGTAAGCTTGCAGACAAGCTTTTTCTGAAGAAGTACATGACGCAGTTGCTGCAGCAGCGCAATCTTGTTATCAAAGCTTATGCTGAAAGCGAGCGGTGGCAGGAAGTGCTGCCGCAGGAGTAG
- a CDS encoding MerR family transcriptional regulator, which yields MPYKEKEIEKQYYSIGEVAAMFDVAPSLIRFWETEFEHLSPKKNKKGNRQYTPKDIETLRTVYHLVKERGYTIQGAKEMMKNKQVQTRDKMEMVESLEKVKAFLQGIKAQLNTKD from the coding sequence ATGCCATATAAAGAAAAAGAAATAGAGAAACAGTATTACAGCATCGGCGAGGTAGCCGCCATGTTTGATGTAGCGCCTTCACTGATCCGCTTTTGGGAAACAGAGTTTGAGCACCTGAGCCCCAAGAAAAACAAGAAGGGCAACCGCCAATATACGCCCAAGGACATCGAAACCCTGCGCACGGTGTACCACCTCGTGAAAGAGCGTGGCTATACTATTCAGGGTGCCAAGGAAATGATGAAGAACAAGCAGGTGCAGACCCGCGACAAGATGGAAATGGTGGAGTCGCTGGAGAAGGTGAAGGCTTTTCTGCAGGGCATCAAAGCACAACTGAACACCAAAGACTAA
- a CDS encoding protein-L-isoaspartate(D-aspartate) O-methyltransferase, giving the protein MQTDSYRHKGMRRSLVKILREKGIRDPRVLDAIETVPRHYFFDKAFLEQAYQDKAFPIGEGQTISQPYTVAFQTELLQLKPTDKVLEIGTGSGYQCSVLLQITPHVYTIEYNRPLYEKANIFFRKHGLKPHTFHGDGSLGLPAHAPYDKIIVTAGAPVVPKELLRQLTIGGILVIPVGNENTQKMMRITRVAEGEFTREEFADFKFVPLLGRSGWDGQE; this is encoded by the coding sequence ATGCAAACAGACTCGTACAGACACAAAGGCATGCGCCGCTCGTTGGTGAAGATACTCCGGGAAAAGGGTATCCGTGATCCGCGTGTGCTCGACGCCATCGAAACTGTACCGCGCCATTATTTTTTCGACAAAGCCTTTTTGGAACAAGCCTATCAGGATAAGGCATTTCCTATTGGCGAGGGCCAGACTATTTCTCAGCCTTATACTGTTGCCTTCCAAACTGAGCTGCTGCAATTGAAGCCGACGGACAAGGTATTGGAAATTGGTACTGGCTCAGGTTACCAGTGCAGCGTCCTGTTGCAGATCACCCCGCACGTATACACCATCGAGTATAACCGGCCGCTGTACGAAAAGGCTAACATCTTTTTCCGCAAACACGGGTTGAAGCCCCACACATTTCATGGCGATGGCTCTTTGGGCTTGCCTGCCCATGCGCCTTACGACAAAATAATTGTTACGGCTGGTGCGCCCGTTGTGCCAAAAGAGTTGCTTCGTCAGTTAACCATTGGCGGCATTCTGGTTATTCCTGTTGGGAATGAAAACACGCAGAAAATGATGCGCATTACGCGTGTGGCAGAGGGAGAGTTTACTCGTGAAGAGTTTGCTGATTTCAAGTTTGTGCCCTTGCTGGGCCGCTCTGGCTGGGATGGCCAGGAATAA
- a CDS encoding ferritin family protein: protein MPTEQYHEPAHELSDQTRTFVRMITSVIEEAEAISWYEQRISIEKDEEAKAIMKNAQNEEFKHFGMDLEFLLRKKPAWREMMKIILFTEGDIVAKGEQAED, encoded by the coding sequence ATGCCTACAGAACAATATCACGAACCCGCACACGAATTATCAGACCAGACCCGCACGTTTGTGCGCATGATCACTTCCGTGATTGAAGAGGCCGAAGCCATCAGCTGGTACGAACAACGCATTTCCATCGAGAAAGACGAGGAGGCGAAAGCCATTATGAAAAATGCCCAGAACGAGGAGTTCAAGCACTTTGGCATGGACCTGGAATTTTTGCTGCGCAAGAAGCCAGCCTGGCGTGAAATGATGAAGATTATACTTTTTACTGAAGGCGATATTGTGGCAAAGGGAGAGCAGGCGGAAGACTAA
- the gatB gene encoding Asp-tRNA(Asn)/Glu-tRNA(Gln) amidotransferase subunit GatB — MDKAIRDKYQAIIGLEVHAQLLTDSKAYSSDSTEYGMLPNTNLSEITLAHPGTLPRVNKRVVEMAVKMGLATNCDITRYNVYARKNYFYPDLPKGYQITQDKTPICTNGHLVTKDAAGNDKRIGITRIHMEEDAGKSMHLAGETETLVDFNRAGVPLIEIVSDPDIRDSEEAYNYLVEIKRLVRYLDICDGNMEEGSLRCDANVSVMLKGSSLWGTKVEVKNMNSFRNVQRAIEHEIERQIMVLENGGKVDGETRNFDANTGSTTAMRSKETLNDYRYFPEPDLPALIIEQEWLEGVKAAMPSLPQELYNRFVTELGLPEYDAAVLTDAKEIALYFEELTKHTKNYKAASNWVMGQVKSYMNELQLHIKDFPLKPEQIAQLIALVDENKVSHSVASKQVFPYLLEHPDMTAQLVAEEQNLLQESNSDELAQVVQEVLAANPAKVAEYKAGKQALIGMFMGEIMKKTQGKADPKVTNQLLREQLNA; from the coding sequence ATGGATAAAGCAATAAGAGATAAGTATCAGGCTATAATTGGTTTAGAGGTGCACGCACAGCTGCTCACGGACAGCAAAGCGTATTCTTCTGACTCAACGGAGTATGGCATGTTGCCCAACACAAACCTGAGCGAAATTACCCTGGCGCACCCGGGTACACTGCCGCGCGTTAACAAGCGTGTGGTAGAGATGGCGGTTAAAATGGGACTTGCCACCAACTGCGACATCACCAGGTATAACGTGTATGCCCGCAAGAATTATTTTTATCCCGATCTTCCGAAAGGCTACCAGATCACACAGGATAAGACTCCGATCTGCACCAACGGTCATTTGGTAACAAAGGATGCTGCCGGAAATGATAAGCGCATTGGCATTACCCGCATCCACATGGAGGAAGACGCCGGTAAATCAATGCACTTGGCAGGCGAAACTGAGACACTCGTTGACTTTAACCGTGCTGGTGTTCCCTTGATTGAGATCGTTTCTGACCCGGATATAAGGGATTCAGAAGAAGCTTATAACTATCTGGTGGAGATTAAGCGATTGGTGCGCTACCTCGATATCTGCGATGGTAACATGGAGGAAGGCTCGCTGCGCTGTGATGCTAACGTGTCGGTGATGCTGAAAGGCTCTTCGCTTTGGGGAACTAAGGTGGAGGTGAAGAACATGAACTCGTTCCGCAACGTGCAGCGTGCGATCGAGCACGAGATCGAGCGCCAGATCATGGTGCTGGAGAATGGCGGAAAGGTAGACGGTGAAACGCGTAACTTCGATGCCAATACCGGTTCCACCACAGCCATGCGCTCCAAGGAAACGCTGAACGATTACCGCTACTTCCCTGAGCCTGACCTGCCTGCCCTGATTATTGAGCAGGAGTGGCTGGAAGGTGTAAAAGCTGCCATGCCTAGCTTGCCTCAGGAGCTGTACAACCGTTTTGTTACCGAACTCGGCTTGCCAGAGTATGATGCCGCCGTACTGACAGACGCAAAAGAAATTGCTTTATACTTTGAGGAGCTGACAAAGCACACAAAAAATTACAAAGCAGCCTCTAACTGGGTGATGGGTCAGGTTAAATCCTACATGAACGAGCTGCAGCTGCACATCAAGGACTTCCCGCTGAAGCCGGAACAAATTGCGCAACTTATCGCTTTAGTAGATGAGAACAAGGTGAGCCATTCTGTTGCTTCCAAACAGGTATTTCCATACTTGCTGGAGCATCCGGACATGACAGCTCAGCTTGTGGCCGAAGAGCAGAACCTGTTACAGGAGTCCAATTCTGATGAACTGGCACAGGTGGTGCAAGAGGTGCTGGCGGCCAATCCTGCCAAGGTAGCAGAATACAAAGCAGGCAAGCAGGCGCTTATTGGCATGTTTATGGGAGAGATTATGAAGAAGACCCAGGGCAAAGCAGATCCTAAGGTCACTAATCAATTACTGCGCGAGCAGTTAAACGCCTAA
- a CDS encoding DUF4377 domain-containing protein, translating to MKNITLVAALILGFSSCKKEALETVETTMHVNYYRQSCQGVGEMKCLLVQEGNQVGSSDWTLFYDRIEGFQYEEGFTYVLRVRVEKVENPPADGSSRKYILLKIISKDEV from the coding sequence ATGAAAAACATTACCCTTGTCGCTGCCCTAATTCTAGGATTTAGTTCTTGCAAGAAAGAAGCGTTAGAAACAGTTGAAACTACCATGCACGTGAACTACTACAGGCAGTCCTGCCAGGGAGTGGGGGAGATGAAGTGTCTGCTTGTACAGGAAGGAAATCAGGTAGGATCCAGCGACTGGACCCTCTTCTATGACAGGATAGAAGGCTTCCAATATGAAGAGGGGTTTACCTATGTTCTAAGAGTAAGAGTTGAAAAAGTGGAAAACCCACCTGCAGACGGATCAAGCCGAAAGTACATCCTGTTAAAGATTATATCTAAAGATGAGGTGTAG
- a CDS encoding acyl-CoA thioesterase, which produces MRKQKKVSESYVIMTELVLPNDTNTLHNLMGGRMMHWMDIVSAIAAQKHSNRIVVTASVDNVSFSESIKLGNVVTLEAKVTRAFNSSMEVNIIVYAEDIPSGRKVMSNQAFFTFVAVDQSGNPIDVPDAVPETEEEIRMYEGALRRRQLRLVLGGRMKPSEANELKSIFDLKEDASA; this is translated from the coding sequence ATGCGCAAACAAAAAAAAGTATCTGAATCATATGTTATCATGACCGAGCTGGTGTTGCCCAACGACACCAATACCCTGCACAATTTAATGGGTGGGCGCATGATGCACTGGATGGACATTGTCTCTGCCATTGCCGCGCAGAAGCATTCCAACCGTATTGTTGTAACGGCCTCCGTAGACAACGTATCGTTCTCCGAAAGTATAAAGTTAGGAAATGTGGTAACGCTGGAGGCGAAGGTTACCCGCGCCTTTAACTCTTCCATGGAAGTGAACATTATCGTTTATGCTGAGGATATTCCGAGCGGCAGAAAGGTAATGTCAAACCAGGCATTCTTTACCTTTGTAGCTGTGGATCAGTCCGGTAACCCGATTGATGTGCCGGATGCCGTGCCGGAGACCGAAGAGGAAATTCGCATGTACGAGGGAGCACTACGCCGCCGCCAGCTGCGCCTGGTGTTGGGTGGCCGCATGAAGCCGAGCGAAGCCAATGAGTTGAAGTCAATTTTTGATCTGAAAGAAGACGCTTCGGCGTAA
- a CDS encoding trimeric intracellular cation channel family protein, translated as MEIQYILELIGTVVFAMSGALAASERDQEQDWFGAGFIGFVTAIGGGSLRDIMLGSYPLVWVQDVTLLYIIIAAIIFSGIFYKWLLRLRRTFLLFDTLGIALFTIVGMEKALSLGASPEIAAIMGMFSAVMGGVIRDILTNEVPVLFRQEFYASACLLGAAFYLGLEYLEVGRNINFISSVLLIIVMRLLAVKYNLSLPKFNRLRQP; from the coding sequence TTGGAAATACAATACATACTTGAGTTGATTGGTACCGTGGTCTTCGCCATGTCCGGGGCACTGGCCGCCAGCGAGCGCGACCAGGAGCAGGATTGGTTTGGCGCCGGTTTTATCGGTTTTGTAACTGCCATCGGCGGGGGAAGCCTCCGTGATATCATGTTGGGCAGCTACCCGCTGGTGTGGGTACAGGACGTAACGCTGCTTTACATCATTATCGCTGCCATTATCTTCAGCGGTATCTTTTACAAATGGCTGTTGCGGCTACGGCGCACTTTCCTGCTTTTTGATACTTTGGGAATCGCGCTCTTCACTATTGTTGGGATGGAAAAGGCCCTTAGCCTTGGGGCAAGTCCGGAAATTGCGGCCATCATGGGCATGTTTTCGGCAGTGATGGGGGGCGTGATCCGGGATATCCTGACAAACGAGGTGCCGGTGTTGTTTCGGCAGGAGTTCTACGCCAGCGCCTGCCTGCTGGGCGCCGCTTTTTACCTGGGGCTGGAGTACCTGGAAGTGGGTCGGAACATCAACTTTATTTCCTCTGTGCTCTTGATTATTGTGATGCGTCTCTTGGCGGTGAAATATAACTTAAGCCTGCCTAAGTTCAACCGGCTGCGCCAGCCCTAA